The Pectinophora gossypiella chromosome 15, ilPecGoss1.1, whole genome shotgun sequence genome has a window encoding:
- the LOC126373049 gene encoding protein maelstrom homolog has product MPKKPPRNAFYYFMLDFKEQQRKKGINYGNMNEVAQAAGPEWTSAKPQVRAKFEAIAKAEKAKSNVPEQKFTSTGQSLAELEALENERRAAEKAEERDILNFVKQKSVDGSILDEDMYLMDVNYYCKTGSSYLIGELALLRFSIRDGIKNTYHEIINPGGIPMGYALDVKQGCVERGLAPPDPEARRADLAQLLANVVDFLRQGADAGKGALPALYTMPQQLPPVADFVHQMCYRAAEDAGIFRLYRLDLLLYQLSAHVGGGADVLPRESLALQLLLKDPFKYSPGLACELHERADKATACSAARVRRWAFTVLDALCARLALPVRPGRHLPASADLDSILAYREAARAGPAAAGLRHEGGAACDTSYGSSLDTSSRSEKKRTHVPLRMPKTDYAGLARAAPALQLDEHFPPLSARGRGRGLGSSFDKMKI; this is encoded by the exons ATGCCGAAAAAGccaccaagaaatgcattttactattttatgttAGATTTTAAAGAACAACAAAGAAAGAAGGGTATAAACTATGGGAATATGAACGAAGTAGCGCAGGCGGCGGGCCCCGAATGGACG TCAGCAAAACCACAAGTGCGCGCGAAATTCGAAGCGATAGCGAAGGCTGAGAAGGCGAAATCAAATGTGCCGGAGCAGAAGTTCACATCAACGGGGCAGTCGCTGGCCGAGCTGGAGGCGTTGGAGAACGAGCGGCGCGCGGCCGAGAAAGCCGAGGAGCGAGACATCCTCAACTTTGTCAAGCAGAAGAGTGTCGACGGCA GTATACTGGACGAGGACATGTATCTCATGGATGTGAACTACTACTGCAAGACTGGATCCTCATACCTGATCGGGGAATTGGCACTGCTGCGCTTCTCTATCAGAGACGGCATCAAGAACACTTACCATGAGATCATTAACCCAG GTGGCATCCCCATGGGGTACGCGCTGGACGTGAAGCAGGGCTGCGTGGAGCGCGGGCTGGCGCCGCCCGACCCGGAGGCGCGGCGCGCCGACCTGGCGCAGCTGCTGGCCAACGTGGTGGACTTCCTGCGCCAGGGCGCCGACGCGGGGAAGGGGGCGCTGCCCGCGCTCTACACGATGCCGCAGCAGCTGCCGCCCGTGGCCGACTTCGTGCACCAGATGTGCTACCGCGCCGCCGAGGACGCGGGCATCTTCCGCCTGTACAGGCTGGACCTGCTGCTGTACCAGCTGAGCGCGCACGTGGGGGGCGGCGCCGACGTGCTGCCGCGGGAGTCGCTGGCGCTGCAGCTGCTGCTCAAGGACCCCTTCAAGTACTCGCCCGGGCTGGCGTGCGAGCTGCACGAGCGCGCCGACAAGGCCACGGCGTGCTCGGCGGCCCGCGTGCGGCGCTGGGCCTTCACCGTGCTGGACGCGCTGTGCGCCCGCCTGGCGCTGCCGGTGCGGCCCGGCCGCCACCTGCCGGCCAGCGCCGACCTCGAC AGCATCCTGGCGTACCGGGAGGCGGCCCGCGCGGGCCCGGCGGCCGCGGGGCTGCGCCACGAGGGCGGCGCCGCCTGCGACACCTCCTACGGCTCCAGCCTCGACA CCTCGTCGCGGTCGGAGAAGAAAAGGACACACGTGCCGCTCAGGATGCCCAAGACTGACT ACGCGGGGCtggcgcgggcggcgccggcgctgCAGCTGGACGAGCACTTCCCGCCGCTCAGCGCGCGCGGCCGCG GTCGTGGCCTAGGGAGCAGCTTCGACAAAATGAAGATTTAA
- the LOC126373109 gene encoding alpha-(1,6)-fucosyltransferase isoform X2: protein MMAGGGAGGAAAWRALLPPRWRRAALLLLLLWLLVTYVFISPFRCGEGEAAGGAELQERLRAAAAQLAALRGQHKALLAQIKASKLSGSLAGLELLEEAGEGGDSDVGLPGGPPPQYEALRRRLLEHTRELWHYVGHELQGLLVGEPSAERLRAVRDQLQDRKSELLATQLRLAEADGHAEWRAHAARQLSRLVQRRLRALQHPPDCRTARKLLCSLNKGCGFGCQVHHIAYCLIFAYATERTLVVSSRGWRYHSQGWEHVFRPLSDTCTTVDTDHVRAWPASAEARVVSLPFIDSITQKPKFLPLAVPKDLAHKILQFNGDPASWWLGQMLKYILQPRPAVMAAINETIAKLNFRTPIVGVHVRRTDKVGTEAAFHHIHEYMAQAQQYWLLQDRLRPAPVPRRVYLASDDASVLEEARKRYPEVEFVGDPDIARTAATHRRYTPASLAGLLVDLALLARCDYLVCTFSSQVGRVAYEMMQANRADAAGRVASLDDVYYFGGQNAHDRRATAPHDPAAPDHIAFKKGDLIGIMGNHWNGYGRGTNKRTNARGLFPWYKTEDQLVLYPFPEYRHVPLDGHEPDTPPPLHAYYT from the exons ATGatggcgggcggcggcgccgggGGCGCGGCCGCGTGGCGGGCGCTGCTGCCGCCGCGCTGGCGCCGCGCcgcgctgctgctgctgctgctctGGCTGCTCGTCACATATGTGTTCATCTCGCCCTTCAG GTGCGGCGAGGGcgaggcggcgggcggcgcggagCTGCAGGAGCGgctgcgggcggcggcggcgcagctGGCGGCGCTGCGCGGCCAGCACAAGGCGCTCCTCGCGCAGATCAAGGCGTCCAA GCTGAGCGGGTCGCTGGCGGGGCTGGAGCTGCTGGAGGAGGCGGGGGAGGGCGGCGACAGCGACGTGGGGCTGCCGGGCGGGCCGCCGCCGCAGTACGAGGCGCTGCGGCGGCGCCTGCTGGAGCACACGCGAGAGCTGTGGCACTACGTGGGCCACGAGCTGCAGGGGCTGCTGGTCGGGGAGCCCTCCGCCGAGCGGCTGCGGGCCGTGCGCGACCAGCTCCAGGACAGGAAGAG TGAGCTGCTGGCGACGCAGCTGCGGCTGGCGGAGGCCGACGGGCACGCGGAGTGGCGCGCCCACGCCGCGCGGCAGCTGTCGCGGCTCGTGCAGCGCCGGCTGCGGGCCCTGCAGCACCCGCCCGACTGCCGCACGGCGCGCAAGCTGCTCTGCAGCCTCAACAAG GGCTGCGGGTTCGGGTGCCAGGTGCACCACATCGCGTACTGCCTGATCTTCGCGTACGCCACGGAGCGCACGCTGGTGGTGTCGTCGCGGGGCTGGCGCTACCACAGCCAGGGCTGGGAGCACGTGTTCCGCCCGCTCTCCGACACCTGCACCACCGTGGACACGGACCACGTGCGGGCCTGGCCTG CGTCGGCCGAGGCCCGCGTGGTGTCGCTGCCGTTCATCGACTCCATCACTCAGAAGCCCAAGTTCCTGCCGCTCGCGGTGCCCAAGGACCTCGCGCACAA GATCCTGCAGTTCAACGGCGACCCGGCGTCGTGGTGGCTGGGCCAGATGCTGAAGTACATCCTGCAGCCGCGGCCCGCCGTCATGGCCGCCATCAACGAGACCATCGCCAAGCTCAACTTCCGCACGCCCATCGTCGG GGTGCACGTGCGGCGCACGGACAAGGTGGGCACGGAGGCGGCCTTCCACCACATCCACGAGTACATGGCGCAGGCGCAGCAGTACTGGCTGCTGCAGGACCGCCTGCGGCCCGCGCCCGTGCCGCGCCGCGTCTACCTCGCCAGCGACGACGCCAGC GTGCTGGAGGAGGCCCGCAAGCGCTACCCGGAGGTGGAGTTCGTGGGCGACCCCGACATCGCGCGGACGGCCGCCACGCACCGCCGGTACACGCCCGCCTCGCTGGCGGGGCTGCTGGTGGACCTGGCGCTGCTGGCGCGCTGCGACTACCTCGTCTGCACCTTCAGCAGCCAg GTGGGCCGCGTGGCGTACGAGATGATGCAGGCCAACCGCGCCGACGCGGCGGGCCGCGTGGCGTCGCTGGACGACGTGTACTACTTCGGCGGACAGAACGCGCACGACCGCCGCGCCACCGCGCCCCACGACCCCGCCGCGCCCGACCACATCGCCTTCAAG AAGGGAGACCTGATCGGCATCATGGGCAACCATTGGAACGGCTACGGCCGCGGCACCAACAAACGGACCAATGCG CGCGGGCTGTTCCCGTGGTACAAGACGGAGGACCAGCTGGTGCTGTACCCGTTCCCCGAGTACCGCCACGTGCCGCTGGACGGCCACGAGCCCGACACGCCGCCCCCGCTGCACGCCTACTACACGTAG
- the LOC126373109 gene encoding alpha-(1,6)-fucosyltransferase isoform X1 yields MMAGGGAGGAAAWRALLPPRWRRAALLLLLLWLLVTYVFISPFRCGEGEAAGGAELQERLRAAAAQLAALRGQHKALLAQIKASKLSGSLAGLELLEEAGEGGDSDVGLPGGPPPQYEALRRRLLEHTRELWHYVGHELQGLLVGEPSAERLRAVRDQLQDRKSELLATQLRLAEADGHAEWRAHAARQLSRLVQRRLRALQHPPDCRTARKLLCSLNKGCGFGCQVHHIAYCLIFAYATERTLVVSSRGWRYHSQGWEHVFRPLSDTCTTVDTDHVRAWPAASAEARVVSLPFIDSITQKPKFLPLAVPKDLAHKILQFNGDPASWWLGQMLKYILQPRPAVMAAINETIAKLNFRTPIVGVHVRRTDKVGTEAAFHHIHEYMAQAQQYWLLQDRLRPAPVPRRVYLASDDASVLEEARKRYPEVEFVGDPDIARTAATHRRYTPASLAGLLVDLALLARCDYLVCTFSSQVGRVAYEMMQANRADAAGRVASLDDVYYFGGQNAHDRRATAPHDPAAPDHIAFKKGDLIGIMGNHWNGYGRGTNKRTNARGLFPWYKTEDQLVLYPFPEYRHVPLDGHEPDTPPPLHAYYT; encoded by the exons ATGatggcgggcggcggcgccgggGGCGCGGCCGCGTGGCGGGCGCTGCTGCCGCCGCGCTGGCGCCGCGCcgcgctgctgctgctgctgctctGGCTGCTCGTCACATATGTGTTCATCTCGCCCTTCAG GTGCGGCGAGGGcgaggcggcgggcggcgcggagCTGCAGGAGCGgctgcgggcggcggcggcgcagctGGCGGCGCTGCGCGGCCAGCACAAGGCGCTCCTCGCGCAGATCAAGGCGTCCAA GCTGAGCGGGTCGCTGGCGGGGCTGGAGCTGCTGGAGGAGGCGGGGGAGGGCGGCGACAGCGACGTGGGGCTGCCGGGCGGGCCGCCGCCGCAGTACGAGGCGCTGCGGCGGCGCCTGCTGGAGCACACGCGAGAGCTGTGGCACTACGTGGGCCACGAGCTGCAGGGGCTGCTGGTCGGGGAGCCCTCCGCCGAGCGGCTGCGGGCCGTGCGCGACCAGCTCCAGGACAGGAAGAG TGAGCTGCTGGCGACGCAGCTGCGGCTGGCGGAGGCCGACGGGCACGCGGAGTGGCGCGCCCACGCCGCGCGGCAGCTGTCGCGGCTCGTGCAGCGCCGGCTGCGGGCCCTGCAGCACCCGCCCGACTGCCGCACGGCGCGCAAGCTGCTCTGCAGCCTCAACAAG GGCTGCGGGTTCGGGTGCCAGGTGCACCACATCGCGTACTGCCTGATCTTCGCGTACGCCACGGAGCGCACGCTGGTGGTGTCGTCGCGGGGCTGGCGCTACCACAGCCAGGGCTGGGAGCACGTGTTCCGCCCGCTCTCCGACACCTGCACCACCGTGGACACGGACCACGTGCGGGCCTGGCCTG CAGCGTCGGCCGAGGCCCGCGTGGTGTCGCTGCCGTTCATCGACTCCATCACTCAGAAGCCCAAGTTCCTGCCGCTCGCGGTGCCCAAGGACCTCGCGCACAA GATCCTGCAGTTCAACGGCGACCCGGCGTCGTGGTGGCTGGGCCAGATGCTGAAGTACATCCTGCAGCCGCGGCCCGCCGTCATGGCCGCCATCAACGAGACCATCGCCAAGCTCAACTTCCGCACGCCCATCGTCGG GGTGCACGTGCGGCGCACGGACAAGGTGGGCACGGAGGCGGCCTTCCACCACATCCACGAGTACATGGCGCAGGCGCAGCAGTACTGGCTGCTGCAGGACCGCCTGCGGCCCGCGCCCGTGCCGCGCCGCGTCTACCTCGCCAGCGACGACGCCAGC GTGCTGGAGGAGGCCCGCAAGCGCTACCCGGAGGTGGAGTTCGTGGGCGACCCCGACATCGCGCGGACGGCCGCCACGCACCGCCGGTACACGCCCGCCTCGCTGGCGGGGCTGCTGGTGGACCTGGCGCTGCTGGCGCGCTGCGACTACCTCGTCTGCACCTTCAGCAGCCAg GTGGGCCGCGTGGCGTACGAGATGATGCAGGCCAACCGCGCCGACGCGGCGGGCCGCGTGGCGTCGCTGGACGACGTGTACTACTTCGGCGGACAGAACGCGCACGACCGCCGCGCCACCGCGCCCCACGACCCCGCCGCGCCCGACCACATCGCCTTCAAG AAGGGAGACCTGATCGGCATCATGGGCAACCATTGGAACGGCTACGGCCGCGGCACCAACAAACGGACCAATGCG CGCGGGCTGTTCCCGTGGTACAAGACGGAGGACCAGCTGGTGCTGTACCCGTTCCCCGAGTACCGCCACGTGCCGCTGGACGGCCACGAGCCCGACACGCCGCCCCCGCTGCACGCCTACTACACGTAG
- the LOC126373418 gene encoding delta-like protein 1, whose product MRVVLSAAVVLALATPGLPAGYLPKWKKQACALPGAASEHSHYVCDEAGEPRCLPGWQGDLCDVPICKKGCDPLQGYCKRPGECRCKLGYYGERCSKCIPLPGCQHGSCNQPFECVCKEGWDGLFCSEPICRAECHATRGYCEAPGECRCRLGWAGPTCRACQPLPGCQHGGCAKPLECRCEPGYTGLLCQTPLCAPGCHAERGSCRRPGECRCRVGWTGEHCDTCHVYPGCRHGSCRKPWECNCEPGWGGMLCDEELNYCEKNPDTCLNGGKCQSLEAGDGLYRCACPAGVSGRRCELLPDHANTTTTTATASPAPTTTTAATTEPSSGDNETE is encoded by the exons ATGAGGGTCGTGCTAAGTGCCGCGGTGGTTCTCGCCCTGGCCACCCCCGGCCTGCCCGCAGGCTACTTGCCCAAGTGGAAGAAGCAG GCGTGCGCGTTGCCGGGCGCGGCGAGCGAGCACAGCCACTACGTGTGCGACGAGGCGGGCGAGCCGCGCTGCCTGCCCGGCTGGCAGGGCGACCTCTGCGACGTGCCCATCTGCAAGAAGGGCTGCGACCCGCTGCAAG GGTACTGCAAGCGGCCGGGCGAGTGTCGCTGCAAGCTGGGCTACTACGGCGAGCGCTGCAGCAAGTGCATCCCGCTGCCGGGCTGCCAGCACGGCTCCTGCAACCAGCCCTTCGAGTGCGTCTGCAAGGAGGGCTGGGACGGACTCTTCTGCTCTGAAC CGATCTGCCGGGCGGAGTGCCACGCGACGCGCGGCTACTGCGAGGCGCCGGGCGAGTGCCGCTGCCGGCTGGGCTGGGCGGGGCCCACGTGCCGCGCGTGCCAGCCGCTGCCGGGCTGCCAGCACGGCGGCTGCGCCAAGCCGCTGGAGTGCCGCTGCGAGCCCGGCTACACGGGGCTGCTGTGCCAGACGCCGCTGTGCGCGCCCGGCTGCCACGCCGAGCGCGGCTCGTGCCGCCGGCCCGGCGAGTGCCGCTGCCGCGTGGGCTGGACCGGCGAGCACTGCGACACCTGCCACGTGTACCCCGGCTGCCGCCACGGCAGCTGCCGCAAGCCCTGGGAGTGCAACTGCGAGCCCGGCTGGGGCGGCATGCTCTGCGACGAAG AGCTGAACTACTGCGAGAAGAACCCAGACACGTGCCTGAACGGCGGCAAGTGCCAGTCGCTGGAGGCGGGCGACGGGCTCTACCGCTGCGCCTGCCCCGCCGGCGTCAGCGGCCGCCGCTGCGAGCTGCTGCCCGACCACGccaacaccaccaccaccaccgccACCGCCAGCCCCGCGcccaccaccaccaccgccGCCACCACCGAGCCCAGCAGCGGAGACAACGAGACCGAGTGA